ACGGCCTGCCTTCGGTGAGTACTTAAGCTGCTCTCTCATATTGGGAAATTGCCCTACCCGCTCAACAGAGTCAAAACAAAACGCGGGGTCAGATAAATTTCCACCAGTGCTGCCACAAAAAGAAGGGGCAGCACCAACCCAACGAACAGTTTAACCCAATCCGCCAGTGCCTCTAGCCACGCCTCCCAAACTCCTTTCCCTTGTGGGGGACGGGTTACCACCGCGCCCAACCGAACAGCCGCTGCCGAGGCGATTAGGATTGCTGGAATTTCAAACAGACTGTGCGGGATGAGCGCCACAAGGAACGTCCCCGCTCCAAGCATTGCCAAAATGGGCTGCCCAAAGATGTACCCAAGCAGCCCAAAGGGCAAGGCGGCGAAAAAGATGCTCATCACCCCGAAACTAAACACACCGAGGATGAGCGAGACGAGCAGCACACGAAGATTCTGCCCGACAATAAAGCTGAGGCTTAGGGTGGTGTTCCCATAATCAAAGACCCCACGTAGGTTGGTTAGCATGTCGTCTTTGCTGGTAAACAACTCCGCCGGAAGGTTCAAGTCGGGGCGGACTGTGGTGATCACAAAGCCCGTCATGAATGCACCCACAATGGCGATTCCCACAATCAGCGCTGCGCCCCGTAACAAGCGTAGGGTGGGGAAGATGCTGTAACGATACCACGACAGAAGCCCCTTCACCTCCTGTCCATCGCGCAAGCGGCGGGTAAATATCCGCCATGCCCAACGGAGGTTGATCTGGTCAATTGCCCGTCCAAGCAAATCCTCGCGGTTGAAGATGCGTGCGCCCATGCTAAAAAGCAGCACATCCGCCACCACCAATGCCCCCAACATGTACCACAAAATATGCCGCTGGTTCGTGATCATGATGAAACTTTCCAGAAGCACCAGCAATGAGGTCGGAATGATGATGAAACTTGCCAACAGGTTGGAGGCGCGAGTACTCGTCGTTTGGCTGCTGACAACCACCGCCCCGGTGACCATCACCAGCGCTTGCGCCGTTGTCAGAAGCAAAATCTGGATCACAAGGATCAGTTCGGGTCGCCACTGTTGTTCGCCGGCGATCAGGGAGATCATGTAGATGCCCATCCCTACATAGCTGGCAGCAAGGGGTGGAATCATCGCCGCGAAGGTCTTTCCCAAATAAAGTTCAAGGTTCGTCAGCGGTGTGCTGAGCAGCGGCTCAAGGCTGCGGCGCTCTTTTTCGCCCACAAACGTTTCCAGCGCAATAACCAGCGAGATCGAAACGGGAAAAAATCCGACGATCATCGGCAGCAGGGGGAGGAAATTATCGATCAGCGGCGTTGCCCCATATTGGACAAAGAAATTTGTGAAGATGCGCGTCATCCCTTGCGCAAGGCTCGGAAAGACAAGCGTCAGGACAAAGATGGGGAACATGATTCGCCAATCACGCAGGCTGTCGCGCATTTCGCGGCGGGTGACGATTAGAGCATTGTGGAGCGTCTCCCGCCATGGGTGGCTTTCGCCCATCAGGGTAGCTGCGTTGGGGGTTATTGGGGGCGTCAAGGGTTGTGTGGTCATGGTTAGGACTGCGCTTTCTCGGTGATTCCTTCGTCCTCGGCAACAATTTGCAAATAGACCATTTCCAAACTATGTGGCACTTCGCTCAGCGTCACCACAGCATTCCCCTCGGTGACAAGCCGCTTCAAGATTGCTGGATTGGTTGTTTCTGGCGTCGTCGTTCGGTAGCGCAGCCAATCCTCGCCCGTCTCGGTGATCTCTGCTAATGTGCCGATGCTTTCCGTTGCCCCGTTCACCGCCGCCGAAAAACGCACCTCCATGATCGGGTCGCCCACAAACCGACGGGAAAGATCAGCAAACGACCCATTGGCAATCAGCCGCCCGTGACGGATGACCCCAACGCGATCTGCCAAAAGCTGCGCCTCTGCCAGATTATGGGTGGTCAGGATGATCGTTCTCTTGTCGCTTTTCAGTTCTGCTATTGCGTCGCGGACGAGTTTCGCACTTTGCGGATCCATTGCTGAGGTCGGTTCGTCAAAAAGCAAGATAGGCGGGTTGTGGAGCAGCGCCCGCACAAGGGCAAGTTTTTGCTTCATCCCTTTAGAATATTCGCCAATGCGCTTGCCTAGCGCATCGGTCAAGCCGAAACGCTCCATCAGGTTCAAGGATCGGCGGCGGCGTTCCTCTGCTGAGAGGCGGTAGATTTTCCCGAAGAAATCGAGGTATTCCAGCGCCCGCATCCGCTCATACAAGCCATGTTGTTCGGTCAACACGCCCACATTAGCGCGGACATAAGGGGCTTGGCTTACGACATCATAGCCCGCTACCTTTGCCCACCCGCTGGTTGGCTTCAGGATAGAGGTCAACATGCGGATCGTCGTTGTTTTTCCCGCCCCGTTTGGACCCAAAAACGCGAACAATTGCCCCTCGGCAATCGTAAAATCAATGCTGTCCACCGCCCGAAAGTCATCAAAGTCTTTCGTCAGACGCTGCGCTTCGATCATGGTATGTGCCTTGTGTTATGCCGTTGCTTTTAGGGGTTTCCTCAAAATCTATTTTAGTGGAGTTTCCGGCAAAGTGATCTCACCAGAGGCAAAATGTGGACTTTTGTCATGCTTTGGGGGCGTGATCTCGCCGCTAAAACGCCGCGCTGAAAGCAGCTACCCCTTCGGGGCTTGCCCCCACCCCACAACAGAGACAGGGACTCTCTCCCCCTTTCCCCGCTTGCAGGGAAAGGGGGCGGGGGATTGGGGTTCTTTTAGAAATCACTCTGGTGAGGTACTTAGCATAGAAGGGCGCATCCTATGCGCCGTCTGTTCCTAGCCAGCCTATCAACCCTGTGCGCCTCGTTTCCGCCGCCGCGCTTGAATGGTCACGCCCGCCAAAAATGCCCCCGTGCCGAGGAGTCCGGCAAGGCTCGCCACCATCCCTAAATGGTAGCTCTGCGGGCTGTAGCGAAGGGTCACCGTATGCTCGCCAGCAGGCATTGCCAGCGCCGTCATCGCCGTGTCCGCTTTGAGCAATGGCGCAGGCTGCCCGTCAATCTCCGCTGTCCATCCGGGATAGTAGACAAGGGCAACGTCAAGCACAGTGGGCGAATCCGCCTCTGTGGTTACAACGATCCATTCCGGTTCAAGCCTCAGCAGGGTCGCCTTGCCGATAAAATCAGGGTTGAGCGCAACCCCCGCCTCACGCTCTAGGATCACCGTAGTCAGGGAATCGAACGCCGGCTCATTCAGGATACCTCGTGCCGCATCGTCGTTCGGCTCAACCCATACCGTCCCCACAAGGCGGGCAAAGGGACGCGGTGTTCTCAGCGCGTGAAGGTTTGTCCCCCCCGCCGCATCGCTGTAGACAATGCTTGCGGGGGCGGAAAGTTCCTGATTCGGCGTCAGCACCCAACGGACGGCGAAAACTTCCCACAGCCGCGCTTGGTTAGACACATTCAACAGCTTATCCACCGTCGCCAAGCGCAGCGGACTCGTCCCGCGAATGTCGGGAAGGGCATACGCCGTCCCATAATTTTCAGGAATCGTGTCAATACGGCTGCTCAAATCATTTTGTTCCCCTCGAACACCGATCAGAGCGTCGATGGCGGGGGCGGGGGCAAGCCGTTCAAGGGCGGGGCGGTTTTCAAGGTTAGGGCTGATTAACCGTCCAAAAGTGAACAACTCAATACCGATCAGAGCGACAATGATCACCCCGCGCATGTAGAGCCGCTGCAAATAGTCAATACCGAGGATGGTCACGGCGGCGATGACGGCAATGAACACACTGAAAGTCACCATTCGCAGTCGCTCAATGGGAACGCCGTCGGGGGCTTTCACCCATTCGGAAAAAACGGCGAAGCCCACCCCCAACGACGGGGTAATGATGCTGCTGATGGCAACTTGATAGCCACGTTTGAGGTCTTCATGGAGCGTATCTTGCAGCAGTTGGGATGCCCCTAACCCCGCCAAGATTGCCCCGCACACGGTGACGAGGTAGGCAGCCCGTTCTTGCCCACGAAAGAGGCTAAAGCCGGGCAAGAAATTATAGGCAAGGTCATAAAGAATCGTCTGCGCCCCAAAACTGAGGGTCACCGTGACAAGGGCGGCAATGCCCCAAAACCCAGCTACCTTAGGATAGCGCCAGGCGAGGTAGCCGATGAAGATCACCCCTGCAACGCTGACATAAAGGGGCGACCATTGGCTAAACAAACCGGGAAGGATCATCTGAAAGAGATCATAGAAAGGAAAGCCATTTCCTTTAGCAAGGAAACTCAACCCATCGCGGGTGGTGCGCCCCAGATACTCCCATGCGGGCAAAAGCTGCACAGCAGCAATTCCCCCTCCAATCCCAAGCACGAGTGCCGCCCCACCAAGAAACACCCATCCGTTTTTCTTACCCGTGTAGATCTGCCAAGCAAGGTAAGCAAGGGCAAAATAGGCGGTGAATAAGGCGGTTTGCGGATGCCCTGCCAAAAGCGCCAACGCCAGACCACCCCCAGAGAGGGCAAACCACCCATAGCGCGTGACCTCATGGCGCGTTCCCTCAAGAATCCCAAGCAAAATAAGGGGTAGCCATACACTCGCTTCCATCAGGGCGAGTTGGAGCGGCGGATAGCCCGTCATGTAACCGCCATAGGCAAAGATGATTCCGCTGACGAGTCCCCCTGCTGGCGAATAGGGCTGCCCTATCGTCAGGCGGCGGACGAACGTATACATCAACAACGAGGCGATCAGGCTGTGGGCGATCATCTCCCGTTGGAGCGCGTCGTAAACGATATTGGGTGGTGGGTCGCCCTCGTTTGTCAGGTTTAGCAGGGCAACCGTGATTAGGCGTGGCGGATAAAAGACGGCGGCTTGGGTATCGGCAAGGAAGGGATGCCCACCAAGATTATAGGGATTCCAGAGCGGAATCTCGCCCGCGCCCATCCGCGCTGTTTGGTAGGTAGCAAAGCTGACAAACTGCCCGCTGAAATCCCCTTCGATGAGGGATTGCTGGTTGATCCGTTCGGGGGTGATCACCCGCCACCAATACACATAGCAGAGCAAAATCAAGGTGAGGACAGCGAAAACATCCAATATGGCGCGTCGGGCAACTAAAGAACGTTTCATAAGAGGTCGGTGATCCTCACTCCATAGGGTTGAAAGAGGAATAGATTCCCTCTCTCAAGGGAGAGGGGTAGGGGTGGGATTATGGGTGTGCCTCTATCCCATCGTTTCAGTGAGCTTCTATGAATGTGAGAGTCTAATCGGGTAGGGGGAAAATCGCAATGAGACGCCCACTTAAAGGGCGATCCCGATCAACATAGCCCCGCCGAGCGTGATCAAAATTACTGCGAAAACAAGCCCGCTCAGGTTACCTCGCCCGCCTGCTATTGCCATTCCCCCCAAGATGAGCGCGGCGATTCCCACCAACCAGCGAAGGATCATCCCCCCAGCAAGGGGGGCTGCCGGATCAAACGGCGGCGGTTGTACACGTGGTGTCGGGGTAAAGTCCCAAAGAAGATCAAATTTTTCTGCTTGTTTCACCGTCACGCGCACATGCCATGTCCCCGGTAAACTCATATTCCCACCCACCGCGCCGTACCAGCCATTGCCCTCGTTGGCAAGCTCTAACTCCGTCCGTTGAAGGTCTTTTGTGCTGTGTCGAAAGCGGAGGAACACCCGCGCCGCGTTGGGGATGTTTTCTAGGGTAACCATAGACCATAAGGAGACGCGGAAGGTGTTCAGCCCTACGCGGTTGGGGGTAATCTCTAGACGGATGTGCGTCCCATCCTCAACCATTGTTTCTTCGCGGAAAACCGTCGTTTCCGTCAGCGCCGTCCGCCGAATCGACTCCGCATAGGCGGCGCGGGCAGGTTGGAGGGCGGTCATCACGCCTACCGCCACAAGAACGCCCGCTGTTAGGGCAACCTCTGCTCCCACAAGCATCCGCAGCCGTCCCGCCCAAAGGACGCTTCCCCCCCGTAGCGCACGCCCCGTCAGAATGAGATTAACCCCCGCGACAAGAAAGGCTGGCAGCAGCAAAAGGGATTTGATCAGAAGCGCCCGCCCATACTCAGTTCCCAAAAGGGCATCGCCTGTCCCCACATGAAGCCACCCTGCATAAAGCCCACTGAGCGCCACCC
The genomic region above belongs to Anaerolineales bacterium and contains:
- a CDS encoding stage II sporulation protein M, producing the protein MTTQPLTPPITPNAATLMGESHPWRETLHNALIVTRREMRDSLRDWRIMFPIFVLTLVFPSLAQGMTRIFTNFFVQYGATPLIDNFLPLLPMIVGFFPVSISLVIALETFVGEKERRSLEPLLSTPLTNLELYLGKTFAAMIPPLAASYVGMGIYMISLIAGEQQWRPELILVIQILLLTTAQALVMVTGAVVVSSQTTSTRASNLLASFIIIPTSLLVLLESFIMITNQRHILWYMLGALVVADVLLFSMGARIFNREDLLGRAIDQINLRWAWRIFTRRLRDGQEVKGLLSWYRYSIFPTLRLLRGAALIVGIAIVGAFMTGFVITTVRPDLNLPAELFTSKDDMLTNLRGVFDYGNTTLSLSFIVGQNLRVLLVSLILGVFSFGVMSIFFAALPFGLLGYIFGQPILAMLGAGTFLVALIPHSLFEIPAILIASAAAVRLGAVVTRPPQGKGVWEAWLEALADWVKLFVGLVLPLLFVAALVEIYLTPRFVLTLLSG
- a CDS encoding ABC transporter ATP-binding protein; protein product: MIEAQRLTKDFDDFRAVDSIDFTIAEGQLFAFLGPNGAGKTTTIRMLTSILKPTSGWAKVAGYDVVSQAPYVRANVGVLTEQHGLYERMRALEYLDFFGKIYRLSAEERRRRSLNLMERFGLTDALGKRIGEYSKGMKQKLALVRALLHNPPILLFDEPTSAMDPQSAKLVRDAIAELKSDKRTIILTTHNLAEAQLLADRVGVIRHGRLIANGSFADLSRRFVGDPIMEVRFSAAVNGATESIGTLAEITETGEDWLRYRTTTPETTNPAILKRLVTEGNAVVTLSEVPHSLEMVYLQIVAEDEGITEKAQS
- a CDS encoding YfhO family protein, coding for MKRSLVARRAILDVFAVLTLILLCYVYWWRVITPERINQQSLIEGDFSGQFVSFATYQTARMGAGEIPLWNPYNLGGHPFLADTQAAVFYPPRLITVALLNLTNEGDPPPNIVYDALQREMIAHSLIASLLMYTFVRRLTIGQPYSPAGGLVSGIIFAYGGYMTGYPPLQLALMEASVWLPLILLGILEGTRHEVTRYGWFALSGGGLALALLAGHPQTALFTAYFALAYLAWQIYTGKKNGWVFLGGAALVLGIGGGIAAVQLLPAWEYLGRTTRDGLSFLAKGNGFPFYDLFQMILPGLFSQWSPLYVSVAGVIFIGYLAWRYPKVAGFWGIAALVTVTLSFGAQTILYDLAYNFLPGFSLFRGQERAAYLVTVCGAILAGLGASQLLQDTLHEDLKRGYQVAISSIITPSLGVGFAVFSEWVKAPDGVPIERLRMVTFSVFIAVIAAVTILGIDYLQRLYMRGVIIVALIGIELFTFGRLISPNLENRPALERLAPAPAIDALIGVRGEQNDLSSRIDTIPENYGTAYALPDIRGTSPLRLATVDKLLNVSNQARLWEVFAVRWVLTPNQELSAPASIVYSDAAGGTNLHALRTPRPFARLVGTVWVEPNDDAARGILNEPAFDSLTTVILEREAGVALNPDFIGKATLLRLEPEWIVVTTEADSPTVLDVALVYYPGWTAEIDGQPAPLLKADTAMTALAMPAGEHTVTLRYSPQSYHLGMVASLAGLLGTGAFLAGVTIQARRRKRGAQG